A stretch of Aerococcaceae bacterium zg-252 DNA encodes these proteins:
- a CDS encoding branched-chain amino acid ABC transporter permease, protein MQIFFQQLVNGIALGSIYALVALGYTMVYGTIRLINFAHGDIFMVGAFFGFYSVSQLGMNVYLAMLLAMIFSSILGVIIERIAYKPLRRSTRVAALITAIGVSFLLQNAMIAFVGPEVKAFPSTITNSIFRVFGIVFNTKHILVLVITVLLMILLQVIVKYTKMGKAMRAVAVDAEAAQLMGINVDRVISFTFAIGSGLAGIAGVLVGVYYNSVSPTMGVTYGLKAFVAAVVGGVGSIPGAMVGGYLIGVLETLVTVLGLSTYREAAVYGLLIVILLVLPAGLFGKNVKEKV, encoded by the coding sequence ATGCAAATATTTTTTCAACAATTAGTTAATGGGATAGCGCTAGGTAGTATTTATGCGTTAGTTGCATTAGGGTACACAATGGTATATGGGACGATTCGTTTAATAAACTTTGCTCATGGCGATATTTTTATGGTAGGAGCTTTTTTTGGTTTTTATTCAGTTAGCCAATTGGGCATGAATGTCTATTTAGCGATGCTGCTTGCGATGATTTTCAGTTCTATTTTAGGTGTTATCATCGAGCGTATTGCCTATAAACCTTTACGTCGCTCGACACGTGTCGCAGCATTGATTACAGCAATTGGGGTATCTTTTTTGCTTCAAAATGCGATGATTGCCTTTGTTGGGCCTGAAGTTAAGGCATTTCCAAGTACAATAACTAATTCGATTTTCCGAGTGTTCGGTATCGTATTTAATACAAAACATATTTTAGTATTGGTTATTACGGTATTATTAATGATTTTACTTCAAGTGATTGTCAAATATACAAAAATGGGTAAAGCGATGCGAGCTGTTGCCGTCGATGCAGAAGCAGCACAATTAATGGGAATTAATGTTGACCGAGTTATCTCATTCACTTTTGCGATAGGGTCTGGTTTAGCCGGAATTGCTGGTGTCTTAGTTGGGGTTTATTATAACTCAGTGTCGCCAACAATGGGGGTAACTTATGGATTAAAAGCCTTTGTTGCTGCAGTAGTCGGTGGAGTTGGAAGTATTCCTGGTGCCATGGTTGGTGGTTATTTAATTGGGGTATTGGAAACATTAGTAACTGTATTGGGATTGTCGACTTATCGTGAAGCGGCCGTTTATGGATTATTGATTGTCATTTTATTAGTGCTGCCAGCTGGTTTATTTGGCAAAAATGTTAAAGAGAAAGTATAG
- a CDS encoding branched-chain amino acid ABC transporter permease, which translates to MQRLHVKNIVWILAAIAGFILLNTLVDMGVINKFYQITLVRIMINIIFAVGLNLVLGVAGQFSLGHAGFIAIGGYAGAIFSKAYENSLQGMFIGMAVGVVISILLALIVGIPTLRLKGDYLAIATLGVAEIVRVFINNMKEITNGAAGISGIPIVSTWQMIYVFLVITTIFVLNYVYSSAGRATMAIQQDEIAAEAMGVNVTKYKVIAFVIGAITASIAGTLNANYIGIVTPGDYTFNKSIDVLIIVVFGGIGSFTGSFVAAILLGLLNVVLQDYGQLRMIIYGVAVILIMIFRPGGLLGTSELRLGSLVSKWVKGNKEVVR; encoded by the coding sequence ATGCAACGACTACATGTTAAAAATATTGTATGGATTCTAGCTGCAATTGCAGGTTTTATCTTATTGAACACTCTAGTAGACATGGGAGTTATCAATAAGTTTTATCAAATCACATTGGTCCGTATTATGATTAATATTATCTTCGCTGTCGGATTAAACTTAGTGCTCGGTGTAGCAGGGCAATTTTCTCTTGGGCATGCGGGTTTTATTGCGATAGGTGGTTATGCAGGAGCTATTTTTAGTAAAGCATATGAAAATAGCTTGCAAGGAATGTTTATTGGAATGGCAGTAGGTGTCGTTATTTCGATATTGCTCGCTTTAATTGTCGGCATTCCAACATTGCGTTTGAAAGGTGATTACTTAGCGATTGCGACACTTGGGGTAGCAGAAATTGTGCGTGTATTCATCAATAATATGAAAGAAATAACAAATGGAGCGGCTGGTATCAGTGGGATTCCGATTGTGAGTACATGGCAAATGATTTATGTATTTTTAGTGATTACCACGATTTTTGTTCTCAATTATGTTTACAGTAGTGCTGGGCGAGCAACTATGGCTATTCAACAAGATGAAATTGCAGCTGAAGCTATGGGGGTTAATGTTACTAAATATAAAGTTATTGCTTTTGTTATCGGTGCGATTACAGCAAGTATTGCCGGAACTTTGAATGCTAATTATATCGGTATCGTAACACCGGGTGACTATACATTTAATAAATCAATTGACGTGTTAATTATTGTAGTATTTGGTGGGATTGGAAGTTTTACAGGTTCATTTGTAGCAGCGATTTTATTAGGTTTACTTAATGTGGTGTTACAAGATTATGGACAATTGCGAATGATTATTTACGGAGTAGCCGTTATTTTAATTATGATTTTTAGACCAGGTGGCTTGCTTGGTACGTCAGAATTACGCCTTGGCTCACTTGTTAGCAAATGGGTTAAAGGTAATAAGGAGGTAGTAAGATGA
- a CDS encoding ABC transporter ATP-binding protein has protein sequence MSLLEVNQLTKNFGGLSAVSNVSMYLDKHELVGLIGPNGAGKTTFFNLLTGVYVPTEGEIKIQTDKGEKILNGVKPDKISSYGLARTFQNIRLFKDQTVVENVMIAMHREQSDSLFSTFLRTKAYYETEKKLRQEALELLAIFDLDSLADEKAKNLAYGQQRRLEIVRALATKPKILFLDEPAAGMNPNETAELTELIAQIREQFDLTIVLIEHDMSLVMQICQRIYVLEYGRLIAHGTPEEIKQNPDVIRAYLGGD, from the coding sequence ATGAGTTTACTAGAAGTGAATCAATTAACTAAAAATTTTGGTGGATTATCTGCTGTTTCCAATGTTTCCATGTATTTAGATAAACATGAATTGGTTGGATTAATTGGACCTAATGGGGCAGGAAAAACAACTTTCTTTAATTTATTAACAGGTGTTTATGTGCCGACAGAAGGTGAAATTAAAATTCAAACGGATAAAGGTGAAAAAATACTGAATGGTGTTAAACCAGATAAAATTAGTAGCTATGGTTTAGCACGTACTTTTCAAAATATTCGTTTATTTAAAGACCAAACGGTAGTCGAAAATGTTATGATTGCAATGCATCGTGAACAATCAGATTCTTTATTTTCTACTTTTCTTAGAACGAAAGCCTATTACGAGACAGAGAAAAAATTACGTCAAGAGGCATTGGAATTATTGGCTATTTTCGATTTAGATAGTCTAGCTGATGAGAAAGCGAAAAATCTAGCTTATGGACAACAAAGACGTTTGGAGATTGTGCGTGCCTTAGCGACAAAGCCGAAGATTTTATTTTTAGATGAACCGGCTGCTGGAATGAATCCAAATGAGACGGCTGAATTAACAGAATTAATTGCTCAAATTCGTGAGCAATTTGATTTGACTATTGTATTAATTGAGCATGATATGTCACTCGTTATGCAAATTTGTCAGCGTATCTATGTTTTGGAGTATGGGCGTTTGATTGCACATGGCACACCGGAAGAAATCAAACAAAATCCCGATGTCATTCGTGCCTATTTAGGAGGCGATTAA
- a CDS encoding ABC transporter ATP-binding protein, protein MLSVNNLVVNYGMINAVQDVSFEVNQGEIVSLIGANGAGKSTILRTISGLVKPASGSIVFDKKDLQKVSPQNIVKEGLIHVPEGRHVFKGMSVKENLEMGAFLRNDKDSIQRDIEAVYERFPVLNERKNQDSATLSGGEQQMLAMGRALMSKPRLLLLDEPSMGLAPIFIREIFNIIEEINQQGTTVLLIEQNANMALAIAHRGYVLETGRIVLSGTGQELLSSDEVQKAYLGG, encoded by the coding sequence ATGTTATCAGTTAACAATTTAGTAGTAAATTATGGTATGATTAATGCTGTACAAGATGTGTCATTTGAAGTCAATCAAGGTGAAATTGTTTCATTGATTGGAGCTAATGGTGCTGGGAAATCGACAATTTTACGCACAATTTCTGGACTAGTCAAACCTGCGTCTGGTTCGATTGTATTTGATAAAAAAGATTTACAAAAAGTAAGTCCACAAAATATTGTAAAAGAAGGTCTTATTCATGTTCCAGAAGGGCGTCATGTATTTAAAGGAATGTCTGTTAAAGAAAATCTTGAAATGGGCGCTTTTTTAAGAAATGATAAAGACTCAATACAGCGTGATATTGAAGCTGTATATGAACGATTTCCGGTACTGAATGAACGTAAAAATCAAGATTCTGCTACCTTATCGGGTGGTGAGCAACAAATGCTAGCAATGGGACGTGCTTTAATGTCTAAACCACGTTTGTTATTGTTAGATGAGCCGTCTATGGGGTTGGCACCGATTTTCATTCGTGAGATTTTTAATATCATTGAAGAAATTAACCAGCAAGGAACAACAGTATTGCTGATTGAGCAAAATGCGAATATGGCTTTAGCGATTGCACATCGAGGTTACGTTTTGGAAACTGGACGAATTGTATTGAGCGGAACAGGACAAGAATTATTATCCAGTGACGAAGTTCAAAAAGCCTATCTAGGAGGATAA
- a CDS encoding CBS domain-containing protein, whose product MYVKNYMTTDLITIDSNASMIDASDLMKKHKIHRLPVVDGGKLIGLVTKSTLSKNSPSEATSLSRYELNYLLDKTKVRDIMEKKVLQISPDHLLEQAAVVMRNENVGVLVVTDEQGLQGIITDKDIFKAFADISGYNVPGSSVVVEVAQDRRGVIEEIGDALLESDSNLTNLVVHHTSDGIRVVIHIDSENPQNFVDKLNQRNLTVRSIEVKEIG is encoded by the coding sequence ATGTATGTAAAAAATTATATGACAACGGATTTAATTACCATTGATTCTAACGCATCGATGATTGATGCCAGCGACTTAATGAAAAAGCATAAAATTCATCGTTTACCTGTCGTTGATGGCGGTAAATTAATTGGGTTAGTGACCAAATCAACATTGAGTAAAAATTCACCGTCAGAAGCAACTAGTTTAAGTCGTTATGAATTAAATTATTTATTGGATAAAACGAAAGTACGTGACATTATGGAGAAAAAAGTATTGCAAATTTCTCCAGATCACTTATTAGAACAAGCTGCAGTTGTAATGCGAAATGAAAATGTTGGTGTGTTGGTTGTAACGGATGAACAAGGTTTACAGGGTATCATTACAGATAAAGATATTTTTAAAGCTTTTGCCGATATTTCAGGATACAATGTGCCAGGTTCTAGTGTGGTGGTAGAAGTGGCACAAGATCGTCGTGGTGTGATTGAAGAAATCGGTGATGCACTATTAGAGTCAGATTCTAATTTAACTAATTTAGTTGTTCATCACACATCAGACGGTATTCGTGTCGTGATTCATATTGATAGCGAAAATCCACAAAATTTTGTTGATAAATTAAATCAACGTAACTTAACTGTACGTTCAATTGAAGTAAAAGAAATAGGATAA
- a CDS encoding sensor histidine kinase → MNVYYIGLSVVAVMELLYHLEDIQQQWYLLALMLCWIIITQVRQHYTLNKQLLGLSLLLEGIVVVSTCYLSQEWLVLLVFASGLHVLMNRRIGRWAYIYLIFLLVSSLYLIAHFSIEKSLSLILIGFVWLMVSYINRQMADTEELIVGYKQHNDSLTQQLNQIEVQLMAAKRVAALMERDRISRELHDSIGHRLSTIVIQLGAIERVTMEALPEVSEMTRELRAFASEGLQDVRKVVHDMRPQHLEELSIIVGLERLFNEAQQHGTLRIVFRHNTPLWEMNQQQILMIYRIAQEFISNTQKHARASQMNVSLIFQEKECIFTLSDNGVGIQELTEKMGMKTMRQRAEELGGKFTLNSKVGEGVKVQVVIPK, encoded by the coding sequence ATGAATGTCTATTATATTGGATTGTCAGTGGTTGCTGTCATGGAATTGCTGTATCATTTGGAAGATATACAACAACAATGGTATTTATTGGCATTGATGTTATGTTGGATTATTATCACTCAAGTGCGTCAACATTATACGTTAAATAAACAATTATTAGGCTTATCGCTCTTATTAGAGGGGATAGTGGTGGTTAGCACTTGTTATTTAAGTCAAGAGTGGCTCGTTTTATTAGTTTTTGCTAGTGGTTTACATGTATTGATGAATCGACGAATTGGTCGTTGGGCTTATATTTATCTAATCTTTTTATTGGTGAGTTCTCTGTATTTGATTGCACATTTTTCAATTGAAAAATCTTTATCGCTCATACTGATAGGCTTTGTGTGGTTAATGGTATCGTACATCAATCGACAAATGGCTGACACTGAAGAATTAATCGTGGGATACAAACAACATAATGATTCATTGACGCAACAACTAAATCAAATTGAAGTACAGTTAATGGCAGCTAAGCGAGTGGCTGCTTTAATGGAGCGTGACCGAATTTCACGAGAATTACATGACTCGATTGGGCATCGTTTATCGACAATTGTGATTCAACTTGGTGCGATAGAACGGGTCACCATGGAGGCTTTGCCAGAAGTATCGGAAATGACACGAGAATTACGTGCGTTTGCGAGTGAGGGATTGCAAGATGTACGAAAAGTAGTTCATGATATGCGACCACAACATTTAGAAGAATTATCGATTATTGTTGGATTAGAGCGTCTTTTTAATGAAGCACAACAACATGGTACATTACGGATTGTTTTTCGTCATAATACACCATTGTGGGAAATGAATCAGCAGCAAATATTAATGATTTATCGTATTGCTCAAGAATTTATTAGTAATACGCAAAAGCATGCACGAGCGAGCCAAATGAATGTATCATTGATTTTTCAAGAGAAAGAATGTATTTTTACTCTGTCTGATAATGGTGTTGGTATTCAAGAGTTGACTGAAAAAATGGGGATGAAGACGATGCGTCAACGAGCTGAAGAATTAGGTGGTAAATTTACGCTGAATAGCAAAGTTGGCGAGGGTGTGAAAGTACAAGTCGTTATACCAAAATAA
- a CDS encoding response regulator transcription factor, giving the protein MSETIKIVIADDEQLIRSGLKLMLNTFSDIEVVGVASNGQEALEQCQQHEVDVVLMDIRMPKVNGIEGTKLIKTHFSNVAVLIVTTFQDSDYILKAMNEGASGYLLKDSDYDDIYQAIKTVAAKQIVLDAAVTKQLLQQSSPVKSEAAASLSQKEIQLLSAIAHGLNNKEIAQQLFLAEGTVKNNISQLLVKLDLRDRTQLAIFAIENGLKE; this is encoded by the coding sequence ATGAGTGAAACAATAAAAATAGTGATAGCAGATGATGAGCAACTCATTCGCAGTGGCTTAAAACTGATGCTGAATACTTTTAGTGATATTGAAGTTGTTGGTGTAGCAAGCAATGGGCAAGAGGCATTGGAGCAATGTCAACAACATGAAGTCGATGTAGTACTAATGGATATTCGTATGCCAAAGGTTAATGGTATTGAAGGAACTAAATTAATTAAAACGCATTTTTCTAATGTGGCTGTATTAATTGTAACGACTTTTCAAGATAGTGATTATATTTTAAAGGCAATGAATGAAGGGGCATCGGGTTATTTGCTAAAAGATAGTGACTATGATGACATCTATCAAGCGATTAAAACAGTAGCAGCGAAACAAATTGTTCTCGATGCGGCTGTCACTAAGCAGTTACTACAACAGTCTAGCCCTGTAAAAAGTGAGGCAGCTGCGTCATTGTCGCAAAAAGAAATTCAATTACTGAGTGCCATTGCACATGGTTTGAATAATAAGGAAATCGCACAACAATTATTTTTGGCAGAGGGAACGGTTAAAAATAATATTAGTCAATTATTAGTAAAACTCGATTTGCGTGACCGGACGCAATTAGCGATTTTTGCGATTGAAAATGGGTTAAAAGAATAA
- a CDS encoding ABC transporter ATP-binding protein — protein sequence MSYVTVKDINKQFQQKSVLNNVNFTIEKGERFGLIGPNGAGKSTLIDIMTGLIVADSGEVIIDDINIKKDILAVRKKLGVVPQDLALMEELNGYDNLIYFGGMYGLSGKELQSRVDELLKTIGLTAHAKKKVKTYSGGMKRRLNIAAALLHRPEFLILDEPTVGVDPQSRQYIFDFLKDLNESGTTILYISHYMEEIEALCDRLLILDSGSEVAYGTKAEVKSLVRQSNKVKIELDYVSEEVLAAIQALDNGISEVTRDFNHIHLLVDSSAFSMMRLIQALEVTDSVIKSLSLEDISLEETFLQLTGKSLRE from the coding sequence ATGAGTTATGTAACAGTGAAAGATATTAATAAACAATTTCAACAAAAATCAGTTTTAAACAATGTTAATTTTACAATCGAAAAAGGCGAACGCTTTGGCTTGATTGGGCCGAATGGTGCGGGGAAATCAACTTTGATTGATATTATGACTGGCTTGATTGTGGCAGATAGTGGTGAGGTTATCATTGATGACATCAATATTAAAAAGGATATTCTTGCCGTTCGTAAAAAATTAGGAGTTGTACCACAAGATTTAGCGTTAATGGAAGAATTAAATGGTTACGATAATTTAATCTATTTTGGTGGTATGTATGGTTTATCCGGAAAAGAATTACAGAGCCGTGTCGATGAGCTATTAAAAACGATTGGCTTAACAGCACATGCTAAAAAGAAAGTAAAAACTTATTCAGGTGGAATGAAACGGCGTTTAAATATTGCGGCTGCTTTATTACATCGTCCAGAATTTTTAATTTTAGATGAACCGACAGTAGGGGTTGATCCACAAAGTCGCCAATATATTTTCGATTTTTTAAAGGACTTAAATGAATCTGGCACGACAATTTTATATATTTCGCATTACATGGAAGAGATTGAAGCATTATGCGACCGATTATTAATATTAGATTCGGGTTCTGAAGTAGCGTATGGAACTAAAGCTGAAGTAAAAAGTTTGGTGCGTCAGTCTAATAAGGTGAAAATTGAATTAGACTATGTATCAGAAGAAGTGTTAGCAGCGATTCAAGCATTAGATAATGGTATTTCCGAAGTGACACGAGATTTTAATCATATACATTTACTTGTTGATTCAAGTGCCTTTTCAATGATGCGATTAATTCAAGCACTGGAAGTGACGGACAGTGTCATTAAGTCACTATCGTTAGAAGATATATCATTAGAAGAAACCTTTTTACAATTGACTGGGAAATCATTAAGGGAGTAG
- a CDS encoding ABC transporter permease, producing the protein MMKFLNYLKVEILSAVKQAPSLLLVIVVMPFALSYFLSFTAGMAFNVKAEPPKHSIYVENPKRTERSEQLMTLIHQLADADVFLLSDDVTEADYRVVISERFDQQIENGEKQAVKIAFNKGNSIAEAAAIKIYLEQIVAIIAETNQLQSIINENSDNKAVVEQIIHEAQLTAQNIQYSVEEIDSRNALTGAQYFSVISIGYVFMMVLTSTAVGAVKPELGGLRKRIALLPLSSTQRTLFQFCSSTIIYAVLSFVYIALWKIVNSETFNGNLWILMGWVTLLTMFVNAIGGLVSAWITERWAPVFINGISLGWLAFSGVIPLNRIGHNPIFDFLNKNWVYQIFSEPFMTIIKGESFARYTGLLLSIIIVILLCLVSQIMVQKRREV; encoded by the coding sequence ATGATGAAGTTTTTAAATTATCTAAAAGTAGAAATATTATCGGCAGTGAAACAAGCACCGTCTCTATTGTTGGTTATCGTGGTGATGCCGTTTGCTTTAAGTTATTTCTTATCATTTACTGCAGGAATGGCTTTTAATGTCAAAGCTGAGCCACCGAAGCATTCAATTTATGTAGAAAATCCGAAGCGAACAGAACGCTCAGAGCAATTGATGACATTGATTCATCAACTGGCAGATGCTGACGTGTTTCTACTCAGTGATGATGTGACTGAAGCTGATTATCGTGTTGTGATTTCTGAAAGATTTGACCAACAAATTGAAAATGGAGAGAAACAAGCCGTTAAGATTGCGTTTAATAAAGGAAATTCGATTGCTGAAGCGGCAGCGATAAAAATCTACTTAGAGCAAATCGTTGCCATTATTGCAGAAACGAACCAATTGCAGTCAATTATCAACGAAAATAGTGACAATAAGGCAGTTGTGGAGCAAATTATTCATGAGGCACAATTAACGGCTCAAAATATTCAATACAGTGTAGAAGAAATTGATAGTCGCAATGCCTTAACAGGTGCACAATATTTTTCTGTGATATCAATCGGATATGTTTTTATGATGGTTTTAACGTCAACGGCAGTAGGTGCAGTTAAACCAGAATTAGGTGGTCTGCGAAAACGAATTGCTTTATTACCGCTAAGTAGTACCCAAAGAACGTTGTTTCAATTTTGTTCATCAACGATAATCTATGCAGTGCTCAGTTTTGTGTATATTGCATTGTGGAAAATTGTCAATTCTGAAACATTTAATGGTAATCTTTGGATTTTAATGGGGTGGGTGACATTGTTGACGATGTTTGTCAATGCAATAGGCGGTTTAGTGAGTGCATGGATAACAGAACGGTGGGCACCAGTCTTTATAAATGGGATTTCGCTCGGTTGGCTTGCTTTTTCCGGTGTGATTCCATTGAATCGAATTGGTCATAATCCGATTTTTGATTTCTTAAATAAAAATTGGGTTTATCAAATTTTTTCTGAGCCATTTATGACGATTATTAAAGGAGAATCATTTGCTCGATATACAGGATTGTTGTTATCAATTATCATCGTAATCTTGCTTTGTCTTGTAAGTCAAATAATGGTGCAAAAGAGAAGAGAGGTGTAA
- a CDS encoding ABC transporter permease, which translates to MSIVEIMKFHIRRIITTPSIIGMLLVMPLGVVLIMSFVISSGSTNVVTNEKVTEPSENVATVVLLEENNQVLKQALIDADFGANIWEDKEKAEQYLAQGKVGVIYTVPEDFLMNPQPVKVQVRNQQGRSNAFEQTLHQIVYRQQLNHALESNQLKTNEVNKSIDKEELVVIEAKKGQSLSDFVNAGVLIMLIVVYIMLAGNTIGADLVGMGASNVLRRLITTPNSSWKIIGTILFSYALVLLVINSLIIGCISWKFHISTTLLLRSTWIVILAIIFNLSYAIAMFRIFKNPNAASNIGMLGFIVLNGLGFIDKIVSIQWVKNLSYLSPLKWMMMILDSGNWFVGTVIILLLSLVLFTAGTYKLEHYVKRA; encoded by the coding sequence ATGAGTATAGTTGAAATAATGAAATTTCATATTCGACGCATTATTACAACGCCGTCCATTATTGGTATGTTGCTTGTAATGCCATTAGGAGTGGTATTGATAATGTCGTTTGTTATATCGAGTGGTTCAACAAATGTTGTAACGAATGAAAAAGTGACAGAACCAAGTGAAAATGTTGCAACGGTTGTTTTATTGGAAGAAAATAATCAAGTATTGAAACAAGCCTTAATTGATGCTGATTTCGGAGCAAATATTTGGGAAGATAAAGAGAAAGCAGAGCAATACTTGGCACAAGGAAAAGTAGGTGTTATCTATACAGTGCCAGAAGATTTCTTAATGAATCCACAACCAGTTAAGGTACAAGTTCGTAATCAACAAGGTCGCTCGAATGCGTTTGAACAAACCTTACATCAAATTGTTTATCGCCAACAATTGAATCACGCTTTAGAGAGCAATCAACTTAAAACAAATGAAGTGAATAAAAGCATTGATAAAGAAGAGTTAGTAGTAATTGAAGCGAAAAAAGGTCAGTCACTTTCAGATTTTGTTAATGCTGGAGTGTTGATTATGCTAATCGTAGTCTATATTATGTTAGCAGGGAACACCATTGGAGCAGATTTAGTTGGTATGGGAGCAAGCAATGTGTTGCGACGTTTGATAACAACACCAAATTCAAGCTGGAAAATTATCGGAACAATTTTATTTAGCTATGCACTAGTTCTATTGGTCATCAATTCTTTGATTATCGGTTGTATTAGTTGGAAGTTCCATATCTCCACAACATTGTTATTGAGAAGTACTTGGATTGTGATATTAGCGATTATCTTCAACCTTAGTTATGCCATTGCGATGTTTAGAATCTTTAAAAATCCTAATGCAGCGTCAAATATTGGTATGCTTGGATTTATCGTATTAAATGGACTTGGCTTTATCGATAAAATTGTATCGATTCAATGGGTAAAAAATTTATCGTATCTATCTCCTTTGAAATGGATGATGATGATTTTAGATTCAGGTAATTGGTTTGTGGGTACTGTCATTATTCTCTTGTTATCGCTGGTCTTATTTACAGCTGGAACTTATAAATTAGAACATTACGTTAAACGGGCTTAA
- the rpsL gene encoding 30S ribosomal protein S12 produces MPTINQLVNKPRKSKTTKSNSPALNKGYNSFKKAQTNTFSPQKRGVCTRVGTMTPKKPNSALRKYARVRLSNLMEVTAYIPGIGHNLQEHSVVLIRGGRVKDLPGVRYHIVRGALDTAGVNNRMQGRSKYGTKRPKEKK; encoded by the coding sequence ATGCCTACAATTAACCAATTAGTCAATAAACCGCGTAAGTCAAAAACGACTAAATCAAATTCACCGGCTTTAAATAAAGGTTACAATAGTTTCAAAAAAGCTCAAACAAATACATTCTCACCTCAAAAACGTGGTGTATGTACGCGTGTGGGTACGATGACACCTAAAAAACCTAACTCGGCTTTACGTAAGTATGCCCGTGTACGTTTATCAAACTTAATGGAAGTTACTGCATACATCCCAGGTATTGGCCACAACTTACAAGAACACAGTGTGGTATTAATCCGTGGTGGACGTGTGAAAGACTTACCAGGGGTACGTTATCATATCGTTCGTGGGGCGTTAGATACTGCAGGTGTAAACAACCGTATGCAAGGTCGTTCTAAATACGGAACAAAACGTCCAAAAGAGAAAAAATAA
- the rpsG gene encoding 30S ribosomal protein S7 — MPRKGAIAKREVLADPLYNSKLVTRTINRLMVDGKRGKAATILYSAFDIIREQTGQDPLEVFDQAIENIMPLLEVKARRVGGSNYQVPVEVRPERRYTLAIRWLVSYSRLRGEKTMETRLAREIMDAANNTGASVKKREDTHKMAEANKAFAHYRW; from the coding sequence ATGCCTCGTAAAGGAGCTATTGCAAAACGTGAAGTTTTAGCAGATCCATTATACAACTCAAAATTAGTTACTCGTACAATTAACCGTTTAATGGTTGATGGAAAACGTGGAAAGGCTGCAACTATTTTATATTCAGCTTTTGATATTATCCGTGAACAAACAGGCCAAGATCCATTAGAAGTTTTTGATCAAGCAATCGAAAATATTATGCCATTATTAGAAGTTAAAGCTCGTCGTGTTGGGGGTTCTAACTACCAAGTACCAGTTGAAGTTCGTCCAGAGCGTCGTTATACTTTAGCAATTCGTTGGTTAGTAAGCTACTCTCGCTTACGTGGAGAAAAAACAATGGAAACTCGTTTAGCACGTGAAATTATGGACGCTGCAAACAATACAGGTGCTTCAGTTAAAAAACGTGAAGACACACATAAAATGGCAGAAGCGAACAAAGCGTTTGCTCACTACCGTTGGTAA